A genomic segment from Lignipirellula cremea encodes:
- a CDS encoding WD40 repeat domain-containing protein has protein sequence MILLRRFASSALLGTGTVCCCLALTTLAWGAGDRPDETLSIPPQPHRLANAQSVAFSLDGKRVAAGFGGAGTGRLPIGATSGGVAVWEIETGKRLLWSPIYGDLIRLGFLHAGSVVFFSRVYTPGDSVDDNQISLVEVLGGKQVQKWEGYACAASPLRRQVVVQQGRGKLQALGGSHFLPADAIDIVLKDGRDAECLAVTDDGKLLVAVHAVLEPIIRPDGTVWPGSKRIVRKGLTVLDADTFRPVRTARIDTLVGATALAVSRQAKLIATGHPQGVVRVFDGQTLEELHTLHGSEKSSAFPAFSPDGKELAVLSQPVNAIAWSYAPAPSGFAFTEQAADRLCELIIYETKTFTPVRQFEFADGAFRVWHAGGAKASRNPQRLAWSPDGKQLLVGANGVVLLDALTGQVVRQFDTE, from the coding sequence ATGATCCTGCTGAGACGCTTTGCTTCGTCCGCCTTGCTGGGGACAGGGACTGTCTGCTGCTGCCTGGCGCTGACAACGCTGGCCTGGGGAGCGGGAGACAGGCCGGACGAAACCCTTTCTATTCCGCCGCAGCCGCATCGTCTGGCCAATGCGCAGTCGGTGGCCTTCTCCCTGGACGGCAAGCGAGTTGCAGCCGGGTTTGGCGGGGCCGGAACGGGTCGCCTGCCGATCGGAGCAACCAGCGGCGGCGTGGCGGTCTGGGAGATCGAAACCGGGAAACGCCTGCTCTGGAGCCCGATCTACGGCGATCTGATCCGCCTCGGTTTTCTGCACGCGGGGAGCGTCGTTTTTTTCAGCCGCGTGTATACGCCGGGCGACAGCGTGGACGACAATCAAATCTCTCTGGTGGAAGTGCTGGGAGGCAAACAGGTGCAGAAGTGGGAAGGCTACGCCTGCGCCGCTTCGCCATTGCGGCGCCAGGTGGTCGTACAGCAAGGACGCGGCAAGCTCCAGGCGCTGGGCGGCTCGCACTTTTTGCCAGCCGATGCGATCGACATCGTGCTGAAAGACGGCCGCGACGCCGAGTGCCTGGCCGTCACAGACGACGGCAAGTTGCTGGTCGCCGTGCATGCCGTGCTGGAGCCGATCATTCGGCCCGATGGAACCGTCTGGCCCGGCTCGAAGAGAATCGTCCGCAAAGGGCTCACCGTGTTGGACGCCGACACGTTCCGCCCGGTCCGAACGGCCCGCATCGACACGCTGGTGGGAGCGACCGCCCTCGCCGTCAGCCGCCAGGCGAAGCTGATCGCGACCGGCCATCCGCAAGGAGTCGTGCGTGTTTTCGACGGTCAGACCCTTGAGGAACTCCACACGCTCCACGGGTCGGAGAAGAGTTCCGCGTTCCCGGCCTTCTCTCCCGACGGCAAGGAGTTGGCCGTGCTGAGCCAGCCCGTCAATGCGATTGCGTGGAGCTACGCGCCCGCCCCTTCGGGCTTCGCATTCACGGAACAGGCAGCCGACCGCTTGTGCGAATTGATCATTTATGAGACGAAGACCTTCACGCCGGTCCGTCAGTTTGAATTTGCCGACGGCGCCTTCCGGGTCTGGCATGCAGGCGGCGCCAAAGCATCCCGGAACCCGCAGCGACTGGCCTGGTCGCCCGACGGCAAGCAGCTGCTGGTCGGCGCCAACGGCGTCGTGCTGCTCGACGCCCTGACGGGCCAGGTGGTGCGTCAATTCGATACGGAATAG
- a CDS encoding FMN-binding negative transcriptional regulator yields MFIPPAFAEQDLARLHLFLIQNSFGLVVSQVDGAPFATHLPLLLQPAEGPLGTLTGHFARANPQWRQLVGQTVLVIFTGPHAYISPTWYEAENTVPTWNYTAVHVYGQIELVESGEPLLNILKETVQTYEQSKPQPWTLEGNEAITERLIEQIVGFRMVIEKIEGKFKLNQNHPAERRQKVIKALEEQGDENSLGLANLMRETP; encoded by the coding sequence ATGTTTATACCCCCGGCGTTCGCGGAACAGGATCTGGCCAGGCTGCATTTGTTCCTCATTCAGAACAGTTTTGGTCTGGTCGTGTCACAGGTCGACGGTGCGCCGTTCGCCACCCATCTGCCCCTTCTGCTCCAGCCGGCGGAAGGTCCGCTCGGAACGTTAACCGGCCATTTCGCCAGGGCGAACCCCCAGTGGCGGCAACTGGTCGGCCAAACCGTCCTGGTGATCTTCACGGGTCCGCATGCCTATATCTCGCCCACGTGGTACGAAGCCGAAAACACGGTGCCCACCTGGAACTACACCGCTGTCCACGTTTACGGCCAGATCGAACTGGTCGAAAGCGGCGAGCCGTTGCTCAATATCCTGAAAGAAACGGTGCAGACCTACGAGCAGTCCAAGCCCCAGCCTTGGACCCTGGAAGGGAACGAGGCAATCACCGAGCGGTTAATCGAGCAGATCGTCGGCTTCCGTATGGTGATCGAGAAGATCGAAGGCAAGTTCAAGCTTAACCAGAATCACCCCGCCGAACGCCGGCAGAAAGTGATCAAGGCGCTCGAGGAGCAGGGGGATGAGAATTCGCTTGGCCTCGCAAACCTGATGCGCGAAACCCCCTGA
- the tdh gene encoding L-threonine 3-dehydrogenase: MAALPSTMVALKKLNDGPGLTYSENVPVPSVGQRDVLIAVTHAGICGTDRHIYEWDAWSKGRVKLGTTTGHEFVGRVVAVGPAVRRTSVGERVSAEGHIACGYCQLCRTGNGHICDKVDILGIDCNGCFAQFVVVPEDNVWPVHVDIPDHVAAVFDPLGNAMHTVMTAGVSGKSVLITGVGTIGLMAVTIAKAAGASRILVSDVDPNRRRLALELGADEAYAASDPGWVKEARDATHHLGPEVLLEMSGHPGAIRQGFQALRNGGVAALLGLPSQEVAFDLANDIIFKGATVIGVNGRRMFETWYQVQDFLLSGKLDLEPILTHQLEFTDFEQGFRKMQSGEAIKVVLNLPQESNTTCPTPHFKAGTVNS; this comes from the coding sequence ATGGCAGCTCTTCCTTCGACGATGGTTGCGTTAAAGAAGCTCAACGACGGCCCCGGTCTTACGTACAGCGAAAACGTTCCCGTCCCATCCGTTGGCCAGCGGGATGTTCTCATTGCCGTGACGCATGCCGGTATTTGCGGCACTGATCGCCACATTTACGAATGGGACGCCTGGAGCAAGGGTCGTGTGAAACTGGGCACGACCACCGGCCACGAGTTTGTCGGTCGTGTCGTGGCCGTGGGACCGGCCGTCCGTCGCACTTCGGTCGGCGAACGGGTGAGCGCGGAAGGCCATATCGCTTGCGGATATTGTCAGCTTTGCCGCACCGGCAACGGGCACATTTGCGACAAGGTCGATATCCTGGGAATTGATTGTAACGGATGCTTCGCCCAGTTTGTCGTCGTCCCGGAAGATAACGTCTGGCCTGTGCATGTCGACATCCCCGACCATGTGGCGGCCGTCTTTGATCCGCTGGGCAACGCCATGCACACTGTGATGACGGCCGGCGTCAGCGGCAAGAGCGTGCTCATCACAGGCGTCGGCACGATTGGCCTGATGGCCGTCACCATTGCCAAAGCGGCGGGAGCCAGCCGGATCCTGGTCAGCGATGTCGATCCGAACCGCCGCCGCCTGGCGTTGGAACTGGGCGCCGATGAAGCGTACGCGGCCAGCGATCCGGGCTGGGTGAAAGAGGCGCGCGATGCGACCCATCATCTGGGGCCGGAAGTGCTGCTGGAAATGAGCGGCCATCCCGGCGCCATTCGCCAGGGGTTCCAGGCGCTGCGCAACGGCGGGGTCGCCGCCCTGCTGGGCTTGCCGTCGCAGGAGGTGGCGTTTGATCTGGCGAACGATATCATCTTTAAAGGCGCCACCGTGATTGGCGTCAACGGTCGCCGCATGTTCGAAACCTGGTACCAGGTGCAGGATTTTCTCCTGTCGGGCAAGCTCGACCTGGAGCCGATCCTTACCCATCAGCTGGAGTTCACCGACTTTGAGCAGGGCTTCCGCAAGATGCAGTCCGGCGAAGCGATCAAAGTGGTGCTGAATCTTCCCCAGGAGTCGAACACGACATGCCCAACGCCGCATTTCAAAGCCGGAACCGTGAACTCCTAG
- a CDS encoding SUKH-3 domain-containing protein: protein MVLPESVRPLFLAAGWFPGRRAWFTRTAGLRRLASYSRGAALVREFGGLHVGLSGPGRERPASDVQFYRWPTAACRDAVADQESPGADLFPLGLAHRGHMEFFVDAQGRLLVDSIPDGRLLTAGETFEDGIECLLLGRSWPETR from the coding sequence ATGGTATTGCCTGAGAGCGTACGACCGCTGTTTCTCGCTGCCGGCTGGTTTCCTGGTCGACGGGCGTGGTTTACCCGAACCGCGGGGCTGAGGAGGCTGGCAAGCTATTCTCGCGGGGCCGCCCTGGTCCGGGAATTCGGCGGACTGCATGTGGGCCTGTCGGGACCGGGGCGGGAACGTCCGGCCAGCGACGTGCAGTTCTACCGCTGGCCAACCGCCGCCTGCCGTGATGCGGTGGCCGATCAGGAATCGCCTGGCGCCGACCTGTTCCCGCTGGGCCTGGCGCATCGGGGCCACATGGAGTTTTTTGTCGACGCCCAGGGTCGGCTACTGGTCGACTCCATCCCCGACGGACGCCTGCTGACGGCCGGCGAGACTTTTGAGGACGGCATCGAATGCCTGCTTCTCGGTCGCTCCTGGCCAGAGACGCGGTGA
- the purQ gene encoding phosphoribosylformylglycinamidine synthase I, with translation MPAPRVLVLRAPGANCDEETAFAFEKAGAKAERVHINRWLESPGMAASFQILCIPGGFSYGDDIAAGRILGNQIRRHLNAAMGEFKESGKLILGICNGFQTLLKSGVLVEEERGEPAATLTWNDSQKFEDRWAGLRVDGAQCVFLRGIESLYLPVAHAEGKFLARDAETLAALQSAGQLVLRYANDTGEDAIDYPANPNGSEASVAGVCDATGRVFGLMPHPERYIERTHHPRWTRGEGTQPGQGLQIFRNAVEYFQ, from the coding sequence ATGCCTGCCCCCCGTGTTTTGGTGCTCCGCGCGCCAGGCGCCAACTGCGACGAAGAAACGGCTTTCGCTTTTGAAAAAGCCGGCGCCAAGGCGGAACGAGTGCACATCAATCGCTGGCTGGAGTCGCCTGGGATGGCCGCTTCCTTTCAGATTTTGTGCATCCCCGGCGGTTTCAGTTATGGCGACGATATTGCCGCCGGACGTATCCTGGGAAACCAGATTCGCCGTCACCTGAATGCCGCCATGGGCGAATTCAAAGAGTCGGGCAAGCTGATTCTGGGGATCTGCAACGGCTTTCAAACCCTGCTGAAGTCGGGCGTGCTGGTCGAAGAAGAACGAGGCGAACCGGCGGCCACGCTGACCTGGAACGATTCGCAAAAATTCGAGGATCGCTGGGCCGGTCTCCGCGTTGACGGCGCCCAGTGCGTATTCCTGCGGGGGATCGAATCGCTGTACCTGCCGGTCGCCCATGCCGAAGGGAAGTTCCTGGCCCGCGACGCCGAGACCCTTGCCGCTCTGCAGTCGGCCGGTCAACTGGTCCTGCGGTATGCGAATGACACGGGGGAAGACGCCATCGACTATCCGGCAAACCCCAACGGCTCCGAAGCCAGCGTGGCCGGCGTCTGCGATGCGACCGGCCGCGTGTTCGGCCTGATGCCGCATCCCGAGCGGTACATTGAGCGGACCCACCACCCCCGTTGGACCCGCGGCGAAGGGACCCAGCCCGGCCAGGGCCTGCAGATCTTCCGCAACGCCGTGGAGTACTTCCAATAA
- a CDS encoding M24 family metallopeptidase — translation MSDLDSNLGVNVEACRARQQRLLQATADLELDLIIVNQIEHVQYLAGPRFGWVFSPMAALRADGVMTLVAPNAAPEVHAADEVLTYEAQLHSTLRNDQVEAASDVLLELLGDNYEDKRVGVEFSSFPLHMGALASELVDIEPDLYQLRRSKDPDELARIRMAIAGTGRMYELAREIVKPGVTEIEVFNRLQSAAVAEFGEMLTGTGNDYRVNAKGGPPRNNTAAQPGELYILDLGPAYRGYFADNCRTIAVTDVSDEQQAAWEQIMKVFAYVEANVRPGVKCQTVFQEVQAILDQAPIGVFDHHLGHGIGLFPHEGPHLNPNWDDTFEVGDVFTAEPGLYDERLRAGMRLENDYLVTESGVENLTPFPLELKL, via the coding sequence ATGAGCGACTTGGATAGCAACCTGGGAGTCAATGTCGAGGCGTGCCGCGCCCGGCAACAACGCCTGTTACAGGCGACCGCCGACCTGGAGCTGGATCTGATCATTGTGAACCAGATCGAGCATGTGCAGTATCTGGCGGGACCGCGGTTCGGCTGGGTGTTTTCGCCGATGGCGGCCTTGCGGGCAGACGGCGTCATGACGCTGGTCGCTCCGAACGCCGCGCCGGAAGTTCACGCAGCCGACGAAGTGCTGACCTACGAGGCCCAGCTGCACTCGACCTTGCGGAACGACCAGGTCGAAGCGGCGTCGGACGTGCTGCTGGAACTGCTTGGCGACAACTACGAAGATAAAAGGGTCGGCGTCGAGTTCTCCAGCTTTCCGCTCCATATGGGCGCGCTGGCCTCGGAGCTGGTCGATATCGAACCCGACCTGTACCAGCTTCGCCGCAGCAAAGATCCCGACGAACTGGCCCGGATCCGGATGGCGATCGCCGGCACCGGCAGAATGTACGAGCTGGCCCGCGAGATCGTCAAACCGGGCGTGACGGAGATCGAAGTCTTCAACCGCCTGCAGTCCGCCGCGGTGGCGGAGTTCGGCGAAATGCTCACCGGAACCGGCAACGATTACCGCGTCAACGCTAAAGGCGGCCCGCCCCGAAACAACACGGCTGCACAACCGGGCGAGCTGTATATCCTGGACCTGGGCCCCGCCTATCGCGGCTACTTTGCCGACAACTGCCGCACGATCGCCGTGACCGATGTCAGCGATGAGCAGCAGGCGGCCTGGGAGCAAATCATGAAGGTGTTCGCCTATGTCGAGGCGAACGTGCGGCCTGGCGTCAAATGCCAGACGGTCTTCCAGGAGGTGCAGGCGATTCTGGACCAGGCGCCGATCGGCGTGTTCGATCACCACCTGGGCCACGGCATCGGCCTGTTCCCGCACGAAGGGCCGCACCTGAATCCCAACTGGGACGACACGTTTGAAGTGGGCGATGTGTTTACGGCCGAGCCTGGCCTGTACGACGAACGACTGCGGGCCGGGATGCGTCTCGAAAACGACTACCTGGTGACCGAGTCGGGCGTTGAAAACTTGACGCCGTTTCCGCTGGAACTCAAGCTGTAG
- a CDS encoding GNAT family N-acetyltransferase, whose amino-acid sequence MWIIRRALLSDLDTLVAMRIAFLEEVNNSGDGVAEALRSYFLEMLPSKTYLSWLAIDEETEEPIGTAGFVFLDKPPSGRNPTGREAYIMNVYTVRHWRKKGVAAGLLDSVLQGAQAAGVGWIRLHATDDGEHLYRSRGFTPTATERILKLLPREE is encoded by the coding sequence ATGTGGATCATTCGTCGAGCTTTATTGAGCGATCTGGACACCCTGGTCGCGATGCGTATCGCTTTCCTGGAAGAGGTCAATAACTCAGGCGACGGCGTGGCCGAGGCGCTTCGCAGCTACTTTCTGGAAATGCTGCCGAGCAAGACCTATCTGTCCTGGCTGGCGATCGACGAAGAAACAGAGGAGCCGATCGGCACGGCGGGTTTTGTGTTTCTCGACAAACCGCCCAGCGGACGGAACCCAACCGGCCGCGAAGCGTACATTATGAACGTGTACACCGTGCGTCACTGGCGAAAAAAGGGTGTCGCGGCTGGACTGCTCGACTCCGTGTTACAGGGAGCGCAGGCCGCCGGGGTCGGCTGGATTCGTCTGCACGCCACCGACGACGGCGAACATTTGTATCGCAGCCGCGGCTTTACGCCAACCGCCACCGAGCGAATCCTCAAGCTCTTGCCGCGGGAGGAGTAA
- a CDS encoding 3-keto-disaccharide hydrolase, translating into MMRSLAPWFLLLLLTPALLAGDKERRAALKPSSGYAMSLFDGKTLHGWKVTGCEAVVENGELLLKSGDGLVRTHAEYGDFILEFEWKPLLDSKWDSGIYIRAAAPSGKSPWPKKYQINLLEGHEGRLLGFDHPNPTELIKKGDWNRFRITVVGDTASMVINGQPAWKVSGLEASHGYIGFQSEVDGGGQFLFRDITITELDHKSLLGENQLEAWEGAGGDPAASWKLADGVLEGTVGKGPWLRSREQFGDFNLRLEYRIGEGKNSGVYIRVPESGNHHGAGAGIEVQLLDDPHPSYAKLKKYQYTGSLYAIAPSQEHVGLPAGEWNTMEIDAHGQHYRVIHNGVTIIAAGPEDYPQLTERNVKGFLGLQNHGGGVAFRRLRIGPSLQE; encoded by the coding sequence ATGATGCGTTCCCTTGCTCCCTGGTTTTTGCTGCTGCTGCTGACGCCCGCCCTGCTGGCCGGAGATAAAGAACGGAGGGCCGCCCTCAAGCCGTCGAGCGGCTACGCCATGTCGCTGTTCGACGGCAAAACACTGCACGGCTGGAAAGTCACCGGCTGCGAAGCGGTCGTCGAGAACGGCGAGCTGCTGCTCAAGTCGGGCGATGGCCTGGTCCGCACGCACGCGGAGTACGGCGACTTTATTCTCGAGTTTGAGTGGAAGCCGCTCCTCGACAGCAAGTGGGATTCGGGCATCTACATCAGGGCGGCCGCGCCCTCGGGCAAGTCGCCCTGGCCCAAAAAGTATCAGATCAATCTGCTGGAAGGGCACGAAGGCCGGCTGCTGGGCTTCGACCATCCCAACCCGACCGAGCTGATTAAAAAAGGGGACTGGAACCGGTTCCGAATAACGGTTGTCGGCGACACCGCTTCGATGGTGATTAACGGCCAACCTGCCTGGAAGGTTTCCGGCCTGGAAGCTTCGCACGGCTATATCGGCTTCCAGTCTGAAGTCGACGGCGGCGGCCAGTTCCTGTTCCGCGATATTACGATCACCGAGCTCGATCACAAATCGCTGCTGGGCGAGAACCAGCTTGAGGCCTGGGAAGGGGCCGGCGGCGATCCGGCCGCCAGCTGGAAGCTGGCCGACGGCGTGCTGGAAGGGACGGTCGGCAAGGGCCCCTGGCTCCGCTCCCGAGAGCAGTTTGGCGATTTCAATCTGCGACTGGAATACCGCATTGGCGAAGGTAAAAATTCGGGCGTGTACATTCGCGTGCCGGAAAGCGGCAACCACCACGGGGCCGGCGCCGGTATCGAAGTGCAACTGCTTGACGATCCGCATCCCAGCTATGCGAAGCTCAAAAAGTACCAGTACACCGGCAGCTTGTACGCGATCGCTCCTTCCCAGGAACATGTGGGCCTGCCCGCCGGCGAATGGAACACCATGGAAATCGACGCCCATGGCCAGCACTACCGGGTAATCCACAACGGCGTTACGATCATCGCAGCAGGCCCTGAGGATTACCCGCAATTGACCGAACGCAACGTCAAGGGCTTTCTGGGATTGCAAAATCATGGGGGCGGCGTGGCGTTTCGTCGGCTGCGCATCGGCCCTTCCCTGCAGGAATAA
- a CDS encoding phosphopantetheine-binding protein, giving the protein MTTSSDSREPALGLCPQCGAEVAAEPSQYFGDVDCRHCQAPLWFLQQDGTAQVYERSWAAGRIAWLLARTARELGVASAELAANSSLLERLDSIAFVELLMELESELDSR; this is encoded by the coding sequence ATGACGACGTCTTCCGACTCGCGAGAACCTGCACTCGGACTTTGTCCGCAGTGCGGGGCGGAGGTCGCCGCGGAGCCCTCGCAGTACTTCGGCGATGTCGACTGCCGCCACTGCCAGGCTCCACTCTGGTTCCTGCAGCAGGACGGAACGGCACAAGTGTATGAGCGTTCCTGGGCCGCCGGTCGGATCGCCTGGCTCCTCGCCCGCACAGCGAGAGAACTGGGCGTCGCGTCGGCGGAACTGGCGGCCAACTCGTCGCTGCTCGAGCGGCTGGACTCGATCGCCTTTGTCGAGTTGCTCATGGAACTGGAGAGCGAGCTGGACTCTCGGTGA
- a CDS encoding aminotransferase class I/II-fold pyridoxal phosphate-dependent enzyme produces MPNAAFQSRNRELLESLETSRQKKRFLVLDGPLGPIAQVEGVGEVIVLCSNNYLGLANHPEVVEAGIKGLEQYGAGTASVRFICGTFACHRDLEARIASFVGAPAALSYVSCWTANEAVFPTLAAPGDVVLSDALNHASIIDSCRLMNKQVVRAVYRHSDLDDLEAKLQHQADKACRWVVTDGVFSMEGDVALLPELIDICQRHDALLVVDDSHGIGALGKTGRGTPEYFDCLGQVDLLTGTLGKALGGAAGGYVAASADAIEVLEQRGRTSLFSNALPATVACSALKAIDILEREPERMARLASNTAALRAGFARLGFDCPDSPTAIIPIMIGDAADAIAKSNRLLELGVMVIGFGYPVVPLGEARLRVQVSAALEPEHIERCLDAFAQL; encoded by the coding sequence ATGCCCAACGCCGCATTTCAAAGCCGGAACCGTGAACTCCTAGAGTCGCTGGAAACCTCGCGTCAGAAGAAGCGGTTTCTGGTGCTCGACGGACCGCTGGGCCCGATCGCCCAGGTCGAGGGCGTCGGCGAAGTGATCGTGCTCTGCTCCAACAACTATCTGGGGCTGGCCAATCATCCCGAGGTCGTCGAGGCCGGTATTAAAGGGCTGGAGCAGTACGGTGCGGGTACGGCTTCCGTCCGGTTTATCTGCGGGACGTTCGCCTGTCATCGTGATCTTGAGGCCCGGATTGCGTCGTTCGTCGGCGCGCCGGCCGCCCTTTCTTATGTCAGCTGCTGGACGGCGAATGAAGCTGTCTTTCCCACGCTGGCCGCGCCGGGCGATGTGGTGCTGTCCGACGCGCTCAACCATGCCAGCATCATTGATAGTTGCCGGCTGATGAACAAACAGGTGGTCCGCGCGGTGTACCGCCATAGCGATCTCGACGATCTCGAAGCGAAGCTGCAGCACCAGGCCGACAAAGCCTGTCGCTGGGTGGTGACCGACGGCGTGTTCAGCATGGAAGGCGACGTCGCCCTGCTGCCGGAGCTGATCGACATTTGCCAGCGTCACGATGCACTGCTGGTCGTCGACGATTCGCACGGCATCGGTGCGCTGGGAAAAACGGGACGCGGCACGCCTGAATACTTCGACTGCCTGGGGCAGGTCGACCTGCTGACGGGCACGCTGGGGAAAGCGCTCGGCGGCGCCGCCGGTGGTTATGTGGCCGCTTCGGCCGACGCGATCGAAGTACTGGAGCAGCGGGGACGGACAAGCCTGTTTTCCAACGCCTTGCCGGCGACGGTGGCGTGCAGTGCGCTGAAGGCGATCGACATCCTGGAACGGGAGCCGGAACGGATGGCTCGCCTGGCGTCGAACACGGCCGCCTTGAGGGCGGGCTTTGCCCGGCTGGGCTTTGATTGCCCTGACTCGCCGACGGCCATTATTCCGATCATGATCGGCGATGCGGCCGATGCGATTGCCAAAAGCAATCGGCTGCTGGAACTGGGGGTGATGGTGATCGGCTTTGGCTATCCGGTCGTCCCGCTGGGCGAAGCCCGGCTGCGGGTGCAGGTTTCGGCCGCTCTGGAGCCGGAGCATATCGAACGCTGTCTGGATGCGTTCGCCCAGCTTTGA
- a CDS encoding VOC family protein, which produces MTAEQPMQPRISMITLGVRDLERSVQFYEQGLGFPRRESPPSVAFFTLNGTWLGLYGRDALAEDAQVSAEGSGFAGFSLAHNVPSEAQVDEVVQHAVNAGAVLVKQPQKVFWGGYSGYFQDPDGHLWEVAHNPFAWVGPPATDANEET; this is translated from the coding sequence ATGACAGCAGAACAACCGATGCAGCCACGCATCAGCATGATCACCCTGGGCGTTCGCGATCTGGAACGCTCCGTGCAATTTTACGAACAGGGACTGGGCTTTCCACGGAGGGAATCGCCGCCGTCGGTCGCCTTTTTCACGCTCAACGGAACCTGGCTGGGGCTGTATGGCCGCGACGCGCTGGCGGAGGACGCCCAGGTCTCCGCCGAAGGAAGCGGGTTCGCCGGCTTCTCCCTGGCCCACAATGTCCCTTCCGAAGCGCAAGTCGATGAAGTCGTGCAGCACGCGGTCAACGCCGGCGCCGTGCTGGTGAAGCAGCCGCAAAAGGTGTTCTGGGGCGGATACAGCGGCTACTTCCAAGACCCCGACGGGCACCTGTGGGAAGTGGCCCACAATCCGTTCGCCTGGGTTGGTCCGCCGGCTACGGATGCGAACGAGGAAACGTAA
- a CDS encoding helix-turn-helix domain-containing protein, whose amino-acid sequence MGKKKSVNPAAFSSELESFSSPTEGKLEPLHEQICRRIRELRKKKNWTLEQLASLSGVSRSMLSQIERAHANPTLGVAFRIAQAFGMTLGELVETEQPPPRIDVIRAKDNTQLFRDDAQCRIRTLSPLHLEKDVEFYEVTLKPGGILKSAAHFDGTREFLTIEEGAARVTSGDESCDLGEGDSAHYRADIPHQIENLAAERTIAFLVEIYERN is encoded by the coding sequence ATGGGAAAAAAGAAATCCGTCAATCCCGCTGCCTTCAGTAGCGAACTAGAGAGTTTTTCCTCGCCCACGGAGGGAAAGCTGGAGCCCCTGCACGAACAGATCTGCCGTCGTATCAGGGAGTTACGTAAAAAGAAGAACTGGACGCTGGAGCAATTAGCCTCCCTCAGCGGGGTCAGCCGCTCGATGCTCAGCCAGATCGAGAGGGCCCACGCCAACCCCACTTTGGGGGTCGCCTTCCGTATTGCCCAGGCGTTTGGGATGACGCTGGGCGAACTGGTGGAAACAGAGCAACCGCCGCCCCGGATCGACGTCATCAGGGCGAAGGACAACACCCAGCTGTTTCGCGATGACGCCCAGTGCCGCATCCGAACGCTGTCGCCGTTGCATCTGGAAAAAGACGTGGAGTTCTACGAAGTCACCCTGAAACCCGGCGGTATTCTCAAAAGCGCCGCCCACTTCGACGGCACGCGGGAGTTTCTCACGATCGAAGAGGGAGCCGCCCGGGTGACTTCGGGCGACGAGTCATGCGACCTGGGCGAAGGCGACTCGGCCCACTACCGGGCCGATATCCCGCACCAGATCGAAAACCTGGCCGCCGAAAGGACGATCGCTTTTCTGGTGGAAATTTACGAGCGGAACTAA